The Coffea arabica cultivar ET-39 chromosome 3c, Coffea Arabica ET-39 HiFi, whole genome shotgun sequence genome contains a region encoding:
- the LOC140037914 gene encoding uncharacterized mitochondrial protein AtMg00310-like has translation MASGERLVDYELVKEKAVNFYKNLFSEQASVSELERTELWNYLGIPHGTLLLKYLGVPLISSKQTRVDCQPIVDKIPMKIKNWAMRKLSFASRLTLIKSILNSCFVYWGSIFSLPKMLIKQIESILNAFLWSSVDLKHSKTKISLLESCKSLIEGGLGLKNLKLWNKALILRHLWDIFHKKYSLWIQWVHTYLLKGSSLWSAMALNAHSWNWKKMLKLRSIARRCIKMVIGDGQSTFLWQDCWHPLGPLLQVFSP, from the exons ATGGCTTCAGGGGAGAGACTTGTGGACTATGAACTAGTAAAAGAGAAGGCTGTGAACTTTTACAAAAATTTGTTCTCTGAACAAG CTAGTGTATCTGAGCTTGAGAGGACTGAGTTGTGGAACTACCTGGGTATTCCTCATGGTACTCTACTATTGAAGTACTTAGGTGTGCCATTAATATCATCAAAACAAACTAGAGTGGACTGCCAACCTATTGTGGATAAAATACCGATGAAGATTAAAAACTGGGCTATGAGGAAGCTTTCCTTTGCAAGCAGATTGACACTAATTAAATCAATTCTGAATAGTTGCTTTGTTTACTGGGGCAGTATTTTCTCTCTCCCAAAGATGCTCATAAAGCAAATTGAAAGTATTCTAAATGCTTTCCTCTGGTCTAGTGTTGATCTTAAACACTCAAAAACCAAGATAAGCTTGTTGGAATCCTGCAAATCCCTCATAGAAGGGGGGCTTGGCTTGAAGAACCTGAAATTATGGAACAAAGCATTAATCTTGAGACATTTGTGGGATATCTTCCACAAGAAGTATTCATTGTGGATTCAGTGGGTCCATACATATTTACTCAAGGGAAGTAGCTTGTGGTCTGCTATGGCTTTAAATGCCCATTCTTggaattggaagaaaatgtTGAAACTTAGAAGTATAGCTAGGCGCTGCATCAAGATGGTTATAGGTGATGGTCAAAGCACATTTCTTTGGCAAGACTGCTGGCATCCATTAGGACcattgctacaagttttttctCCTTGA